The proteins below are encoded in one region of Lactuca sativa cultivar Salinas chromosome 3, Lsat_Salinas_v11, whole genome shotgun sequence:
- the LOC128132713 gene encoding protein SENSITIVITY TO RED LIGHT REDUCED 1-like, translating to MEASNRNLKIAPEQTYWAPTNLTTTPEGEEKLMQKMQISIEKLKKSGFFAAFLNQIRNSEASFHFHRVTESEHKLKMVIYGIGSIESSKSSEVQLSLAILMKKEVDWIGDVEVFDPIISLTELKVIEELGCCVLSVNEWCQREAVNPILFFMPRCRVTLFENLLKTNWRHGMLNRIIILGNSFKHHGMLNRIITLGNSFKHQKNYRLKHFCAIQPFTKEFEISNLSEAYIRAFGGLSWHFFSVGCEANLKLTC from the coding sequence ATGGAAGCTTCTAACAGAAACCTGAAAATAGCTCCAGAACAAACATATTGGGCTCCTACAAACCTCACAACGACACCAGAAGGAGAAGAGAAGTTGATGCAGAAGATGCAAATCTCTATTGAGAAACTAAAGAAGTCTGGATTCTTTGCTGCTTTTCTAAATCAAATCCGTAACTCTGAAGCTTCATTCCATTTCCATAGGGTTACGGAATCAGAACACAAGTTAAAGATGGTCATTTACGGAATTGGAAGCATTGAATCATCTAAATCCTCTGAAGTACAGCTTAGCCTTGCGATCCTGATGAAAAAAGAAGTGGATTGGATCGGAGATGTTGAAGTTTTCGATCCGATTATTTCTTTGACAGAATTGAAAGTTATTGAGGAACTCGGTTGTTGTGTTCTTTCAGTTAATGAGTGGTGCCAGAGAGAAGCTGTGAACCCGATTCTTTTTTTCATGCCACGTTGTCGAGTAACGCTATTTGAAAATCTCCTAAAGACCAACTGGAGACATGGTATGTTGAACCGAATTATTATACTTGGCAATAGTTTTAAGCACCATGGTATGTTGAACCGAATTATTACACTTGGCAATAGTTTTAAGCACCAGAAGAACTATAGGTTGAAGCATTTCTGTGCCATACAACCATTCACCAAAGAGTTTGAGATTTCTAACCTTTCGGAAGCATATATAAGAGCCTTTGGGGGATTGAGTTGGCATTTCTTTAGCGTTGGTTGTGAGGCCAACCTCAAACTAACATGTTGA